From Streptomyces sp. NBC_00370, a single genomic window includes:
- a CDS encoding response regulator: MVAGESGRVLVVDDNRVIRQLIRVNLELEGFEVVTAADGAECLDVVNHVQPDVITLDVVMPRLDGISTAARLRADPRTSHVPIAVISACTQYEVDAGVAAGVDAFLGKPFEPADLIRIVRRLARGDDPWSAVDKHGAGRV; this comes from the coding sequence ATGGTGGCGGGCGAGTCCGGCCGGGTGCTCGTTGTCGATGACAACAGAGTCATCAGGCAGCTGATCAGGGTCAATCTCGAACTGGAGGGCTTCGAGGTCGTGACCGCGGCCGACGGTGCCGAATGCCTGGACGTGGTGAACCACGTGCAGCCCGACGTGATCACCCTCGACGTGGTGATGCCGCGCCTGGACGGCATAAGCACCGCGGCCCGCCTACGCGCCGACCCGCGCACCAGCCACGTACCGATCGCCGTCATCAGCGCCTGCACGCAGTACGAGGTCGACGCGGGCGTAGCGGCGGGCGTGGACGCCTTCCTGGGCAAACCCTTCGAACCGGCCGACCTGATCAGAATCGTCCGCCGCCTGGCGCGGGGCGACGACCCGTGGTCGGCGGTGGACAAACACGGCGCGGGCCGCGTCTAG
- the nrtL gene encoding ArgS-related anticodon-binding protein NrtL, with translation MTPAQLARTVRHAVCRAVADGALRVAVPERVQVERPRAGGSGDWATNAALTLAGPAGRAPREVAEILRSRMETRGITRVEITGPGFLNFTLTGDSGADLVRTVLAAGTLYGHGDTLADTTATKTFAPGDGVRATIWTGAVVALLRAQGASADVRPGGEALTVVPVPAGDDVVARLGPDAARWGLLRAAAHDRPLTGQGLLVQRETNPLFLVRYAHARTRALSRAAAELGVPEGDAHGRTPETGAELLAAIGDHPAVLESAARLRAPDRLARHLELTADAVLRFQETGRPLPVGDEKPSAAHRSRVALAEAAGAVLAGGLSLLGITAPEHL, from the coding sequence GTGACCCCCGCCCAGCTCGCCCGCACCGTGCGGCACGCCGTATGCCGTGCCGTGGCGGACGGCGCGCTACGGGTCGCCGTGCCCGAACGGGTACAGGTCGAGCGGCCACGGGCCGGCGGCAGCGGCGACTGGGCGACCAACGCCGCGCTGACCCTCGCCGGGCCGGCCGGACGCGCGCCGCGCGAGGTCGCCGAGATCCTGCGCAGCCGGATGGAGACCCGTGGCATCACCCGCGTCGAGATCACCGGACCCGGCTTCCTGAACTTCACGTTGACCGGCGACAGCGGCGCCGACCTCGTCCGTACGGTCCTCGCCGCAGGGACCCTTTACGGCCACGGCGACACCCTCGCCGATACAACGGCGACGAAGACCTTCGCGCCCGGCGACGGCGTCCGCGCCACGATCTGGACCGGCGCCGTCGTCGCCCTGCTCCGCGCCCAGGGCGCCAGCGCCGACGTGCGGCCTGGCGGCGAAGCGCTGACCGTCGTGCCCGTACCCGCAGGTGACGACGTCGTCGCCCGGCTCGGCCCCGACGCGGCCCGCTGGGGGCTGCTGCGGGCCGCCGCGCACGACCGCCCGCTCACGGGGCAAGGGCTGCTCGTACAGCGCGAGACCAACCCGCTCTTCCTGGTGCGGTACGCCCACGCCCGCACCCGCGCGCTCAGCCGCGCCGCCGCAGAGCTGGGCGTCCCGGAAGGCGACGCGCACGGCCGGACGCCGGAAACGGGCGCCGAACTGCTCGCCGCCATCGGCGACCACCCCGCCGTCCTGGAGAGCGCCGCACGCCTGCGCGCTCCCGACCGCCTCGCCCGCCATCTCGAACTGACCGCCGACGCCGTCCTGCGGTTCCAGGAAACCGGCCGCCCGCTGCCCGTCGGCGACGAGAAACCCTCGGCCGCCCACCGCTCCCGCGTCGCGCTCGCCGAAGCCGCCGGGGCCGTGCTGGCAGGCGGCCTGTCCCTGCTCGGCATCACCGCACCCGAACACCTCTGA
- the lysA gene encoding diaminopimelate decarboxylase, with amino-acid sequence MSRSAHPAGPRHGDVIPDGHYSAPAADLNVLDEKVWSRTVDRNENGVATVAGIEVTRLAEEFGTPAYFLDEADFRARCRAWSDAFGPDADVFYAGKAFLSRAVVRWLTEEGLHLDVCSGGELATALAGGMPAERIAFHGNNKTTEEIERAVEAGVGRIVLDSFQEIVRVAHIAQSQGKRQRVQIRVTVGVEAHTHEFIATAHEDQKFGIQLADGQAAEAVRRALKLDGLELIGIHSHIGSQIFDMAGFEVSARRVVELLAQIRDEHGVELPEIDLGGGLGIAYTSDDDPSEPHHIAKALLSIVTRECESARLSTPRISVEPGRAIVGPTAFTLYEVGTIKPLEGLRTYVSVDGGMSDNIRTALYDAEYSVALVSRRSDAEPMLSRVVGKHCESGDIVVRDAFLPADLAPGDLIAVPATGAYCRSMASNYNHALRPPVVAVKDGGARVIVRRETEEDLLRLDVG; translated from the coding sequence ATGAGCCGTTCCGCGCACCCCGCAGGTCCCCGCCACGGAGACGTGATCCCCGACGGGCACTACTCCGCACCGGCGGCCGACCTCAACGTCCTCGACGAGAAGGTCTGGTCCCGCACGGTCGACCGCAACGAGAACGGGGTCGCCACCGTCGCCGGCATCGAAGTGACCCGGCTCGCCGAGGAGTTCGGCACCCCCGCCTACTTCCTCGACGAGGCCGACTTCCGGGCCCGCTGCCGCGCCTGGTCCGACGCCTTCGGCCCCGACGCCGACGTGTTCTACGCGGGCAAGGCGTTCCTGTCCCGCGCGGTCGTCCGCTGGCTCACCGAGGAAGGCCTCCACCTCGACGTCTGCTCCGGCGGCGAACTGGCCACCGCGCTGGCCGGCGGCATGCCCGCCGAGCGCATCGCCTTCCACGGCAACAACAAGACGACCGAGGAGATCGAGCGGGCCGTCGAGGCCGGCGTCGGGCGGATTGTCCTCGACTCGTTCCAGGAGATCGTCCGCGTCGCGCACATCGCGCAGAGCCAGGGCAAGCGCCAGCGCGTCCAGATCCGGGTCACCGTCGGCGTCGAGGCCCACACCCACGAATTCATCGCCACGGCGCACGAGGACCAGAAGTTCGGCATCCAGCTCGCCGACGGACAGGCCGCGGAGGCCGTCCGCCGCGCGCTCAAGCTCGACGGCCTCGAACTCATCGGCATCCACTCGCACATCGGCTCGCAGATCTTCGACATGGCGGGCTTCGAGGTCTCCGCGCGCCGCGTCGTGGAGCTGCTCGCCCAGATCCGCGACGAACACGGCGTCGAACTGCCCGAGATCGACCTCGGCGGCGGCCTCGGCATCGCGTACACCTCCGACGACGACCCGAGTGAGCCGCACCACATCGCCAAGGCGCTGCTCTCCATCGTCACCCGCGAGTGCGAGTCGGCGCGGCTGAGCACGCCCCGTATCTCCGTCGAGCCCGGCCGGGCGATCGTCGGGCCCACGGCCTTCACGCTCTACGAGGTCGGCACGATCAAGCCGCTCGAAGGGCTGCGCACCTATGTCAGCGTGGACGGCGGCATGTCCGACAACATCCGTACCGCGCTGTACGACGCCGAGTACAGCGTCGCGCTCGTCTCCCGCAGGTCCGACGCCGAGCCGATGCTCTCCCGCGTCGTCGGCAAGCACTGCGAGAGCGGCGACATCGTCGTACGGGACGCCTTCCTCCCCGCCGACCTGGCCCCCGGCGACCTGATCGCCGTACCGGCGACGGGTGCGTACTGCCGCTCCATGGCGAGCAACTACAACCACGCGCTGCGGCCGCCGGTGGTCGCCGTCAAGGACGGCGGGGCGCGGGTCATCGTGCGCCGGGAGACCGAGGAGGACCTGCTCCGGCTGGACGTCGGATAA